Proteins found in one Streptomyces sp. NBC_00461 genomic segment:
- a CDS encoding 3-isopropylmalate dehydrogenase, whose translation MSASSRTLNLAVIPGDGIGQEVVAEGLKVLSAVLPQDVKLETKAYDFGAQRYHATGETLTEADLDALKKHDAILLGAIGDPSVPSGVLERGFLLKLRFAFDHHVNLRPSKLLPGVATPLAGEPSIDFVVVREGTEGPYTGNGGTIRKGTEHEVATEVSVNTAFGVERVVRDAFARAQARPRKKLALIHKNNVLTFAGHLWTNIFNKVAAEFPDVTTEYMHVDAATIYLVTQPERFDVIVTDNLFGDIITDLAAAVSGGIGVAASGNINPSGEFPSMFEPVHGSAPDIAGQGKADPSATVLSVALLLRHLGYEAEAARIDEAVSADLAERTGRPARSTSEIGDALAVRVAG comes from the coding sequence ATGTCGGCAAGCTCTCGCACCCTCAATCTCGCAGTGATTCCCGGTGACGGCATCGGCCAGGAGGTCGTGGCCGAAGGTCTCAAGGTCCTCTCCGCCGTCCTCCCGCAGGATGTGAAGCTGGAGACCAAGGCGTACGACTTCGGCGCCCAGCGCTACCACGCCACCGGTGAGACCCTCACCGAGGCCGACCTCGACGCGCTGAAGAAGCACGACGCCATTCTGCTCGGCGCGATCGGCGACCCGTCGGTTCCGTCCGGTGTCCTGGAGCGCGGCTTCCTGCTCAAGCTCCGCTTCGCCTTCGATCACCACGTCAACCTGCGTCCGTCGAAGCTGCTCCCGGGCGTGGCCACCCCGCTCGCCGGTGAGCCGAGCATCGACTTCGTCGTGGTCCGCGAGGGCACCGAGGGCCCGTACACGGGCAACGGCGGCACCATCCGCAAGGGCACCGAGCACGAGGTCGCCACCGAGGTCTCCGTGAACACGGCCTTCGGAGTGGAGCGCGTGGTCCGTGACGCCTTCGCCCGCGCCCAGGCCCGCCCGCGCAAGAAGCTCGCCCTGATCCACAAGAACAACGTGCTGACCTTCGCGGGTCACCTGTGGACCAACATCTTCAACAAGGTGGCCGCGGAGTTCCCCGACGTCACGACCGAGTACATGCACGTGGACGCGGCGACCATCTACCTGGTCACGCAGCCCGAGCGGTTCGACGTGATCGTCACCGACAACCTCTTCGGCGACATCATCACCGACCTCGCCGCGGCCGTCTCCGGCGGCATCGGCGTGGCCGCGAGCGGGAACATCAACCCGTCCGGTGAGTTCCCGTCGATGTTCGAGCCCGTGCACGGCTCGGCCCCCGACATCGCGGGCCAGGGCAAGGCCGACCCCTCCGCCACGGTCCTGTCCGTCGCCCTGCTCCTGCGCCACCTCGGCTACGAGGCCGAGGCCGCCCGCATCGACGAGGCGGTCTCCGCCGACCTCGCCGAGCGCACCGGCAGGCCCGCCCGCAGCACGTCGGAGATCGGCGACGCGCTGGCCGTGCGAGTAGCCGGCTGA